The following coding sequences lie in one Silvanigrella aquatica genomic window:
- a CDS encoding GNAT family N-acetyltransferase — protein sequence MNLHSKRISLRPIENDDAQDIFEYGSNINVSRYMIWNSHKSIQDSYDYIKSIQKMYKVAPISNFGITVLHNGKEKLIGTVGLFKRLKAFQKTYELGYVLNELWWGKGYAYEACNLIINYGFKNFDIHRIEAHCVVENKGSMKVMEKLGMQREGIIRQNYIKNEIIYDLYLYSLLKSEWNVFR from the coding sequence ATGAATCTTCATTCTAAAAGGATATCTTTAAGACCCATAGAAAATGACGACGCCCAAGATATATTTGAATATGGAAGCAATATTAATGTCTCAAGATATATGATTTGGAACAGTCATAAATCAATTCAAGACAGCTACGATTATATTAAAAGTATCCAAAAGATGTACAAAGTAGCTCCCATCAGTAATTTTGGCATAACAGTATTACATAATGGTAAAGAAAAATTAATTGGTACTGTTGGACTTTTTAAGCGGTTGAAAGCTTTTCAAAAAACATATGAATTGGGCTATGTTTTAAATGAATTATGGTGGGGAAAAGGCTATGCTTATGAGGCTTGTAATTTAATCATAAACTACGGATTTAAAAACTTTGATATCCACCGCATCGAAGCCCATTGTGTTGTTGAAAATAAAGGCAGCATGAAAGTAATGGAAAAATTAGGAATGCAGCGCGAAGGAATAATAAGACAAAATTATATTAAAAATGAAATTATTTATGATCTCTATTTATATTCATTATTAAAAAGCGAGTGGAATGTATTTAGGTAA
- a CDS encoding glycosyltransferase family 4 protein: MNKEKNIKHLFLNSNPWFSAVSDYSLQIAKYVNASENILYCSEVGSTAMDVKCVEYKIPFVHIPIHNQSLKNFLMSFLFIFRLLLQNKNRIKYVWVFEGREHTLCCIIKIIFPFLWRNKKLIRVRGQAQTVKSNFISKFIYNKITDKVIFAAQCVKNRVLFEIKNNHSKVVYYGKDIINIYNESQDFKVQEVFPSINENQLLFLVIGRFDPVKGHDYLVDAFYKAKFKNKDNRNIEAQLVFAGYKANINPKEIYLKYLNIFGNGRYTQNKYFLESKEQNKRIFMIEEKLDNIQNLLAITNFGVIPSLDSEVICRVGVEFLQSGIPVLSSDAGALPEVFSDFQDFIFKAGNIENLITKLEESARLYLDIKNYNELKNKAKFIGNQKFSSQNYNHMMKFIDL, translated from the coding sequence TTGAATAAAGAAAAAAATATAAAACACTTGTTTTTAAATTCAAATCCTTGGTTTTCTGCCGTATCTGATTACAGTCTGCAAATTGCTAAATATGTAAATGCTTCAGAAAATATTTTATATTGTTCTGAAGTGGGCAGTACGGCTATGGATGTAAAGTGTGTTGAATATAAAATTCCTTTTGTTCATATCCCTATTCATAATCAATCATTAAAGAACTTTTTAATGAGTTTTTTATTTATATTCAGGCTTCTATTACAAAATAAAAATAGGATAAAATATGTATGGGTGTTTGAAGGTCGTGAACATACACTATGTTGTATTATAAAAATAATTTTTCCTTTTTTATGGCGCAATAAAAAATTAATTCGAGTCAGAGGACAAGCTCAAACGGTAAAATCAAATTTTATATCTAAATTTATTTATAATAAAATTACGGATAAAGTTATTTTTGCTGCTCAGTGTGTAAAAAATAGAGTTTTATTTGAAATAAAAAATAATCATTCAAAGGTTGTTTATTATGGGAAAGATATTATAAATATTTATAATGAATCGCAAGATTTTAAGGTGCAAGAGGTGTTTCCTTCCATTAATGAAAATCAATTATTATTTCTTGTTATTGGAAGATTTGATCCTGTAAAAGGACATGATTATCTTGTCGATGCCTTTTATAAAGCTAAGTTTAAAAATAAGGATAATCGAAATATAGAAGCGCAACTGGTATTTGCAGGATATAAAGCAAATATCAATCCCAAAGAAATATATTTAAAATATTTAAATATATTTGGAAATGGAAGGTATACTCAAAATAAATATTTTTTAGAATCAAAAGAACAAAATAAACGCATTTTTATGATCGAAGAAAAACTTGATAATATTCAAAATTTATTAGCGATAACAAATTTTGGAGTCATTCCAAGTTTAGATAGCGAAGTCATTTGCCGTGTAGGAGTTGAATTTTTGCAGTCAGGTATACCTGTCTTAAGCTCTGATGCAGGTGCTTTGCCTGAAGTCTTTTCAGATTTTCAAGATTTTATTTTTAAAGCAGGAAATATAGAAAATTTAATTACAAAACTTGAAGAAAGTGCGCGTTTATATTTAGATATAAAAAACTATAATGAGCTTAAAAATAAAGCTAAATTTATTGGTAATCAAAAATTCTCTTCACAAAATTATAATCATATGATGAAATTTATAGATTTATAA
- a CDS encoding universal stress protein has protein sequence MSNYKKVLMCTDFSDEGVKAIDKAIALAKNFNADFHICHVVSPVSSIPIHGYYYPLNVELENNIMEEAEKKMRDITKNLNLPDENIHVFFGDPKENIVSYSKEINIDLVIVAGHHHSFFGMLDSTANYVSNKIHCDVFVINS, from the coding sequence ATGTCAAATTATAAAAAAGTTTTGATGTGTACCGATTTTTCTGATGAAGGTGTAAAAGCCATAGACAAAGCCATTGCGCTGGCAAAAAATTTTAATGCAGATTTTCATATTTGCCATGTTGTAAGTCCTGTCTCATCAATACCTATTCATGGCTATTATTATCCTTTAAATGTTGAATTAGAAAATAATATTATGGAAGAAGCTGAAAAAAAAATGCGTGACATTACAAAAAATTTAAACTTACCAGATGAGAATATTCATGTTTTTTTTGGCGATCCTAAAGAAAATATTGTGTCATATTCAAAAGAAATAAATATCGATTTGGTTATCGTGGCGGGTCATCATCATTCTTTTTTTGGTATGCTAGATTCTACTGCAAATTATGTTTCCAATAAAATTCACTGTGATGTTTTTGTTATAAATTCTTAA
- a CDS encoding redoxin family protein yields the protein MSVHAPEFPPEFKWINTPSPLTLEHFRGHPILLDFWTFCSINCLQVLSEVKKIEEEFSKKGLVVIGIHNAKFIHEKDYKNVKESCHRLNINHPVIVDEDMQIWKKFAIRSSPSFVLIDCEGKIFYSISGENKLDLLREQINILMQNKTFPEFHLNQWSKIDDKYNLRYPAKTVAIEIQSKLFYFISDTYNNRIVQLNEEGKFVTSFGEGILSSPLGCCVWKDELVVCDFGHHRLIAFELEGTPQRKYRVLAGKGEKGSFEARAEYDAKLAPLNSPTDVCVWGSNLAITCSGSHQIVLYIPKDDAVTHIAGSGKEDLIDGPASFAALAQPSGISAVSDSVLAFTDSETSSIRLIVKNWNETGKTMIVSLVSGGLNDFGFTDGLGAEAKMQYPLSCVWSPNSQNLFILDSYNNAMRIYSISKDYLGTVRLSEELNEPSGISWYKDHIIITDTNSHRILVIHESEIPKENMNAADLTPIQYIFQGPFARIVDYPKNIMNTNLV from the coding sequence ATGTCGGTACATGCTCCCGAGTTTCCACCAGAGTTCAAATGGATTAATACCCCCTCTCCATTAACCCTTGAACATTTTAGAGGGCATCCTATATTACTAGATTTTTGGACTTTTTGTAGCATTAATTGTTTACAAGTTCTTTCTGAAGTTAAAAAAATAGAAGAAGAGTTTAGTAAAAAAGGGCTTGTTGTTATTGGAATTCACAACGCAAAGTTTATTCATGAAAAAGATTATAAAAATGTAAAAGAGTCTTGTCATCGTTTAAATATAAATCATCCTGTTATTGTTGATGAAGATATGCAAATATGGAAAAAATTTGCAATTCGATCAAGTCCTTCATTTGTATTAATTGATTGCGAAGGTAAAATATTTTATTCCATTTCTGGGGAAAATAAACTTGATTTATTAAGAGAACAAATTAATATTTTAATGCAAAATAAAACATTTCCAGAATTTCATTTAAATCAATGGTCTAAAATTGATGATAAATATAATTTACGTTATCCTGCAAAAACGGTTGCTATCGAAATTCAATCAAAATTATTTTATTTTATTTCTGATACCTATAACAATCGTATTGTACAATTAAATGAAGAGGGAAAGTTTGTGACCTCCTTTGGAGAAGGAATTCTTTCTTCACCTTTAGGATGCTGTGTTTGGAAAGATGAGCTTGTTGTCTGTGATTTTGGACATCATAGGCTCATTGCCTTTGAACTTGAAGGGACGCCTCAAAGAAAATACAGGGTCTTGGCAGGTAAAGGGGAAAAAGGGTCTTTCGAAGCTCGTGCCGAATACGATGCAAAACTTGCCCCCCTGAATTCTCCTACGGATGTCTGTGTTTGGGGCTCTAATCTCGCCATTACATGTTCTGGAAGTCATCAAATTGTGCTTTATATTCCTAAAGATGATGCTGTGACGCATATCGCGGGTTCGGGAAAAGAAGATCTCATTGATGGCCCCGCATCTTTTGCCGCACTTGCCCAACCTTCAGGAATTTCCGCCGTTTCGGACTCGGTGCTTGCTTTTACAGACAGCGAAACCAGTTCTATTCGACTTATTGTTAAGAATTGGAATGAGACCGGAAAAACCATGATAGTGAGCCTTGTAAGCGGCGGATTGAATGATTTTGGATTTACCGATGGACTGGGTGCAGAAGCTAAAATGCAATACCCCTTGAGCTGTGTCTGGAGTCCAAATTCACAAAATTTATTTATTTTAGATTCTTATAACAATGCTATGCGTATTTATTCTATTAGTAAAGATTATTTAGGTACTGTAAGGTTATCTGAAGAATTAAATGAACCCTCTGGTATAAGTTGGTATAAAGATCACATCATTATTACAGACACGAATTCTCATCGTATTCTTGTGATTCATGAGTCAGAAATACCTAAAGAAAATATGAATGCGGCCGATTTAACCCCTATTCAATATATTTTTCAAGGTCCGTTTGCGCGGATTGTAGACTATCCCAAAAATATTATGAACACAAATTTAGTATAA
- a CDS encoding ABC transporter ATP-binding protein has translation MSSISLKAKHLAYALDSSKILFRNVCFEYKGGDIVCLLGHNGAGKSTLLKVCAGVLSPSNGNLVFYNNLLPYQNGISWLPQQLSRPENFNVTEFLNLQPMASLNIESGNLHILDDFGIHSLNEMELTELSGGEWKRVQLARIWSHKAKWLFLDEPESDLDWNYKEELIYNCKLYAQQNNAIIFMTTHDLYFAKKVANKICALSDGIWVWDSSADVFWNSKIIHKLYGVGIFHEL, from the coding sequence ATGAGCTCAATTTCATTAAAAGCAAAACATCTTGCTTATGCTTTAGATAGTAGTAAAATATTATTTAGAAATGTGTGTTTCGAGTACAAGGGAGGTGATATTGTCTGCCTTCTCGGGCATAATGGAGCTGGAAAAAGTACTTTATTAAAGGTTTGCGCAGGGGTCTTGAGTCCTTCAAATGGCAATTTGGTATTTTATAACAATCTATTACCATATCAAAATGGCATTTCATGGCTTCCCCAACAATTGAGTCGCCCCGAAAATTTTAACGTAACCGAGTTTCTCAATTTGCAGCCAATGGCATCTTTAAATATTGAATCTGGTAATCTTCATATATTAGATGATTTTGGCATTCATTCCTTAAACGAGATGGAATTGACCGAGTTAAGTGGGGGGGAATGGAAGCGTGTACAATTGGCTCGAATATGGTCACATAAAGCAAAATGGCTTTTTTTAGATGAACCTGAAAGTGATCTAGATTGGAATTATAAGGAAGAACTTATTTATAATTGTAAATTATACGCTCAACAAAATAATGCCATTATATTTATGACTACTCATGATCTCTATTTTGCTAAAAAAGTAGCAAATAAAATATGCGCTTTGAGTGATGGTATTTGGGTATGGGATTCAAGCGCAGATGTTTTTTGGAATTCTAAAATTATTCATAAACTGTATGGAGTTGGGATATTTCATGAATTATAA
- a CDS encoding diacylglycerol kinase family protein, with protein MLRVGIISNPFAKIIKINPEYNTRLWYALANYGQLEITHSIEQLEQVCQEFSARKINLVGIVGGDGSISLTLSALYKAYGSQNLPKILLLKGGTINFLAKNLGIKTEAQVCLEDTLQIINKKQTMNEAILSTLHVNGRLGFIFANGIATTFLQEFYKDKTNSAGAALKIASYLADGFFKGKINGEFPKLVKQQKMDITTHPSSIWESNAKTQRIPEEFSLVLASTVPRLPLTSCFFKKIERGDKFGEMIAISEKGSKLMRGAVQSLLGGSIYGFSEVKSVKFQKATLICKDTPLYSLDGDLLETKDGKIHIEMGPNFVFCSPYDIAK; from the coding sequence ATGCTCAGAGTCGGAATCATTTCCAACCCTTTTGCAAAAATCATTAAAATCAATCCTGAATACAACACACGCCTCTGGTATGCGTTGGCTAATTACGGGCAATTAGAAATTACTCATTCCATTGAGCAACTCGAACAAGTTTGCCAAGAATTTAGCGCAAGAAAAATAAACCTTGTCGGGATTGTGGGTGGTGATGGCAGTATTAGCCTCACCTTATCCGCTTTGTATAAAGCTTATGGATCCCAAAATCTTCCTAAAATTCTTCTCCTAAAAGGTGGTACAATCAACTTTTTAGCCAAAAATTTAGGCATAAAAACAGAGGCTCAAGTTTGTCTGGAAGACACTTTACAAATCATCAACAAAAAACAAACCATGAATGAAGCTATTCTGAGTACCCTACATGTCAATGGGCGACTTGGATTTATCTTTGCAAATGGCATTGCTACCACCTTTTTACAAGAGTTTTACAAGGATAAAACAAACTCTGCGGGTGCCGCTCTAAAAATAGCTTCCTATCTTGCTGACGGCTTCTTTAAAGGTAAAATTAATGGTGAATTTCCTAAACTTGTTAAGCAACAAAAAATGGATATCACAACTCACCCTTCATCAATCTGGGAATCTAATGCTAAAACTCAAAGAATTCCAGAAGAATTTAGCCTTGTTTTAGCTTCCACAGTGCCAAGGTTGCCGCTGACATCATGTTTTTTTAAAAAAATTGAACGTGGCGATAAATTCGGAGAAATGATTGCTATTTCGGAAAAAGGAAGCAAGCTTATGAGAGGTGCTGTTCAATCTCTGTTGGGGGGAAGCATATACGGATTCTCCGAAGTAAAATCTGTCAAATTTCAAAAAGCGACTTTAATTTGCAAAGACACTCCTCTGTATTCTTTAGATGGTGATCTTTTAGAAACAAAGGACGGGAAGATTCACATTGAAATGGGTCCAAATTTTGTGTTTTGCTCTCCTTACGATATAGCTAAATAG
- a CDS encoding helical backbone metal receptor yields the protein MKKIIRYFFILIIFIHCNLFANNKKIVTLAPNLTEIVYALGQGHNLVGNTLLCDYPEEAKKVFKVGNFNNPSIENILASGANIVLATEGNPMDKLKILKPMGVEVLQVKPQSAQDIPKIIKTIAVHLGVEKQGVILSSNIENSLNELSMKNKKNKSFLLVLQFNPTYSVSEETWLGGLFKLSGLKNIVGKSVIKYPILSNEFLLKNRPDVVLVGEIEGKTKKESYEINKIKLKQIFGNETEKIEIITVPKDVLVRPGPRIVEGIKFIESI from the coding sequence ATGAAAAAAATTATTCGATATTTTTTCATTTTAATTATATTCATTCATTGTAATTTATTTGCAAACAATAAAAAAATTGTAACTTTAGCACCAAATTTAACTGAAATTGTATACGCTTTAGGCCAAGGACATAATTTGGTAGGGAATACTTTGCTTTGTGATTATCCAGAAGAAGCTAAAAAGGTTTTTAAAGTAGGGAATTTTAATAATCCTAGTATTGAAAACATTCTTGCGTCAGGCGCAAATATTGTATTAGCAACTGAAGGAAATCCTATGGATAAATTAAAAATATTAAAGCCAATGGGTGTTGAAGTTTTGCAGGTTAAACCTCAATCAGCTCAGGACATACCCAAAATCATAAAAACAATTGCAGTACATTTAGGCGTTGAGAAGCAAGGGGTTATATTATCGAGTAATATTGAAAATTCTTTAAATGAATTATCTATGAAAAATAAAAAAAATAAGTCATTTTTGCTTGTTCTGCAATTTAATCCTACTTATTCTGTCAGTGAAGAAACATGGCTTGGTGGTTTGTTTAAATTATCAGGATTAAAAAATATTGTTGGAAAAAGCGTGATAAAATATCCTATATTATCAAATGAATTTTTATTAAAAAATCGTCCTGATGTTGTTTTAGTGGGAGAAATTGAAGGTAAAACAAAAAAAGAATCTTACGAAATAAACAAAATAAAATTGAAACAAATTTTTGGTAATGAAACTGAGAAAATTGAAATTATAACTGTTCCTAAAGATGTCTTAGTTCGTCCAGGACCACGCATAGTTGAAGGAATTAAATTTATTGAAAGCATATAG
- a CDS encoding class I SAM-dependent methyltransferase, protein MEQLKIEKMRQFYDLFPYPNRPLMISPNIEAHLTAHGGFAQLLLQGRLLLAEKLWNLAVKFSKGNLELSKEEWNALLIEMEEAFPKSKRILLVGCGTDEPLLFRKLHPQNEIIGIDLSRRAIQKARKKISFHSIINIITNHKKFKKVEFLLGGAEMVLPEKALGSFDFIQCFGVLHHQPDPLSILFPMVERLNAGGILRLMVYSYHGRKLERRIQSRYSHVWNQFLQKKRFRIEILLKYILLRFWQFLNFLGFFSSTGQRFRYLGLGSVSVADALMHPSDPGWPLPYIYEQATQLGLELIYCEGKLEKEGHILGFENPILAWNKIVEGDKNQELLTNPILIFRKASKVE, encoded by the coding sequence ATGGAGCAGCTAAAGATCGAGAAAATGAGGCAATTTTACGACCTTTTCCCATACCCCAATCGTCCCTTAATGATATCACCTAATATTGAAGCGCATCTTACGGCGCACGGAGGATTTGCTCAGTTATTGTTGCAGGGACGACTCCTGCTTGCGGAAAAATTATGGAATTTAGCTGTTAAATTTAGCAAGGGGAATTTGGAGCTTTCCAAGGAGGAGTGGAACGCGCTATTAATTGAAATGGAAGAGGCATTTCCGAAATCAAAACGAATATTATTAGTCGGTTGTGGAACTGATGAGCCCTTGTTATTTCGGAAACTGCATCCGCAGAATGAAATTATCGGTATTGATTTGAGCCGGAGAGCAATTCAAAAAGCACGTAAAAAGATTTCATTTCATAGCATTATCAACATAATAACGAATCATAAGAAATTTAAAAAAGTAGAGTTTCTATTAGGGGGAGCCGAAATGGTACTCCCTGAGAAGGCATTGGGATCCTTTGATTTTATACAATGCTTTGGAGTTCTTCATCATCAACCTGACCCTCTTTCCATCCTTTTCCCTATGGTGGAAAGATTAAATGCAGGTGGTATTTTGCGTTTGATGGTTTACAGCTACCACGGGCGCAAATTAGAGCGTCGCATTCAGAGTCGTTATAGTCATGTTTGGAATCAGTTTTTACAAAAAAAACGCTTTCGCATTGAGATTTTATTAAAATATATTTTACTCAGATTTTGGCAGTTTTTAAATTTTTTAGGATTTTTCTCTTCAACAGGACAACGCTTTCGCTATTTAGGCTTAGGATCGGTGAGTGTTGCTGATGCCCTGATGCACCCTTCTGATCCTGGATGGCCTTTGCCTTATATTTACGAGCAGGCCACCCAGTTGGGTTTAGAGCTCATATATTGTGAGGGCAAATTAGAAAAAGAAGGGCATATTTTAGGATTTGAGAATCCCATTTTAGCCTGGAATAAAATTGTAGAAGGAGATAAGAATCAGGAGTTGCTAACGAATCCCATTCTTATCTTTCGTAAGGCGTCTAAAGTTGAATAA
- a CDS encoding FecCD family ABC transporter permease, with protein MIYSIILSISACFSLYYGSVQISFLEIRNLSFLDNNIFTKIMALRVSGFFQAAMVGAILALCGYVLQKILKNPLADPFILGISSGGICFASVFILLNSSALFSSMHLFYFFPLQSAFALIGCLTSFFILLFVRKKIKSSHDEYVFPVIGIIINSFFTSILMMVFSIAKPEQLSEIHNFLIGTLQPVSFYQILVFFILSVFPLIIIFRNSKYFDHMLFSDDFGKSMGINPIKIRNKTIFMICILISLVVSSAGIIAFVGLIIPHIVRKIHRFSSLFECVICMFLGAIILVNADTLSRTLFSPAQLSVGIFTAILGAPALSFILFKRNLV; from the coding sequence ATGATATATTCAATAATTCTAAGCATTTCAGCGTGTTTTAGTTTGTATTATGGATCTGTGCAAATCTCGTTTCTTGAAATTCGTAATTTGTCATTTTTAGATAATAACATATTTACAAAAATAATGGCTCTTAGAGTAAGTGGTTTTTTTCAGGCAGCCATGGTTGGAGCTATTCTTGCTTTGTGTGGATATGTTCTTCAAAAAATTTTGAAAAACCCCTTAGCCGATCCTTTTATTTTAGGAATATCATCGGGTGGAATTTGTTTTGCTTCTGTTTTTATTTTATTAAATTCAAGTGCTTTATTTTCAAGTATGCATTTATTTTATTTTTTTCCTTTGCAATCGGCTTTTGCACTCATAGGATGTTTGACCTCTTTTTTTATTTTATTATTTGTAAGAAAAAAAATTAAAAGCTCTCATGATGAATATGTATTTCCTGTTATCGGTATTATCATTAATTCTTTTTTTACCTCCATTTTAATGATGGTCTTTTCAATTGCAAAACCAGAGCAACTTTCAGAAATTCATAATTTTTTAATTGGTACATTACAACCAGTATCATTTTATCAAATTCTTGTTTTTTTTATTTTATCGGTTTTTCCTTTAATTATTATTTTTAGAAATTCTAAATATTTTGATCATATGCTCTTTAGTGATGACTTTGGCAAATCAATGGGCATCAATCCTATAAAGATAAGAAATAAAACGATATTTATGATTTGTATTCTAATTTCTTTAGTTGTTTCTTCAGCTGGAATTATTGCTTTTGTAGGATTAATTATTCCTCATATTGTGAGAAAAATTCATAGATTTTCATCATTATTTGAGTGTGTTATATGCATGTTTTTAGGCGCTATCATATTAGTAAATGCCGACACCTTATCACGCACCTTATTTTCTCCGGCACAACTTTCTGTTGGAATATTTACAGCAATCTTGGGTGCTCCTGCTCTTTCTTTTATTTTATTTAAAAGGAATTTGGTATGA
- a CDS encoding RNA polymerase factor sigma-32 yields the protein MTRKKEIVIAEEEKQIDETNKAKKKSFVRVSGQNKSNISNSNKKTNTNSKTKEIDLLDAEVLDDDETEVSPKEEQDIIDVGNYKDSETEVILDDNDILPALQEEEDDEDEDVDLDDALEIGSKEKGLVTTNALQKYLAELRRYSLMTREEEKEVAIRAYEDRDIEARNRLVTSNLRLVVKIAMEYRRAYSQILDLIQEGNAGLVQAVNRFNPYRGVKLSTYSAWWIRAYILKFLMDNKSLVRMGTTDAQRKLFFRLRGEAEKLYALTQKFDANLLAEKIGVQPQDVVEMQQRLTKSDISLDTPVGEDNDTRQIDLLFSDAEDADITYEKEQLLKILRKEIAFIEKDLNERDAFIFHNRIMAEDPITLQDVGDKYGITRERARQLEARVIKKIKDRIMAAGIGK from the coding sequence ATGACTCGTAAAAAAGAGATTGTGATAGCTGAAGAAGAAAAGCAAATAGATGAGACAAATAAAGCAAAAAAGAAATCTTTTGTGCGTGTTTCGGGGCAAAATAAGTCAAATATATCAAATTCAAATAAGAAAACAAATACAAACTCCAAAACAAAAGAGATCGATCTGCTTGATGCAGAGGTTTTAGATGATGATGAAACCGAGGTGTCACCAAAAGAAGAGCAGGATATAATAGATGTTGGGAATTATAAAGACTCAGAAACCGAAGTCATATTAGATGATAATGATATTCTACCCGCTCTTCAAGAGGAAGAAGACGATGAAGACGAAGATGTCGATTTAGATGACGCTTTGGAAATTGGGAGTAAAGAAAAAGGCTTAGTCACAACAAATGCTTTACAAAAATACCTTGCTGAATTGCGCCGCTATTCCTTAATGACGCGCGAAGAAGAAAAGGAAGTTGCTATAAGAGCGTATGAGGATCGAGATATTGAAGCACGGAATCGTCTTGTTACCTCAAATTTAAGATTAGTCGTTAAAATAGCCATGGAATACCGCAGAGCCTATTCACAAATTCTTGATTTAATTCAAGAGGGTAATGCGGGCTTAGTACAAGCTGTGAATCGTTTTAATCCTTATCGTGGTGTCAAGTTATCCACTTATAGTGCCTGGTGGATTCGCGCTTATATTCTAAAATTTTTAATGGATAATAAAAGTCTTGTACGCATGGGGACAACCGATGCGCAAAGAAAATTATTTTTTCGTTTGAGAGGAGAAGCAGAAAAACTCTATGCTTTGACTCAAAAATTTGATGCCAATTTATTAGCTGAAAAAATAGGTGTGCAACCTCAAGATGTTGTTGAAATGCAACAAAGACTCACTAAAAGCGATATTTCATTGGACACTCCTGTGGGAGAAGATAACGATACAAGGCAGATTGATCTTTTATTCTCTGATGCTGAAGATGCTGATATTACTTATGAAAAAGAACAGTTATTAAAAATTTTGAGAAAAGAAATTGCCTTTATTGAAAAAGATTTAAACGAACGAGATGCTTTTATTTTTCATAATCGCATTATGGCAGAAGATCCTATTACACTTCAGGATGTGGGCGATAAATATGGTATTACCCGTGAAAGAGCAAGACAACTTGAAGCGCGGGTTATTAAAAAAATTAAAGATCGCATTATGGCAGCTGGAATAGGAAAATGA
- a CDS encoding MFS transporter yields MMQSGALKISDPKKYTLTMILLCIGYFIDFYDLTIFSASYVNVFRDSFHIYETAEIQQLYLKISSYYTFGIFCGAVFFGIMGDKIGRTAMIRYCILLYSIAMILSVFTTSIPLFTFLRFISGAGLAAEFATSSVLINELLPTKHATRYTSLLYFCGILGGMTATYLGAISWQAMYLFGGLSGFIVYFARKKICESVVFLNLDNKVKKGNPLHLFNSFANIMKFSRLLMLIIPFQFLITIMFIYPRFMNLNGDMSSINKTLLTGFFIGNLISTITCNFIINKFKDYRIFVLANILLFSLVMPLFIYVPQNLFFVYTLFLGLLGGGLPTVWIQIVVKSYGTNLRSTASNFLFAFGRLSGILFNLIISTLLLTPQNFHFNVVIVIATIVSLVLFALFKTNNNYNSNMEYTEHNEMIKNSNN; encoded by the coding sequence ATGATGCAATCTGGTGCTCTCAAAATTTCTGATCCTAAAAAATACACGCTGACTATGATTCTCCTATGCATAGGTTATTTCATAGATTTTTATGATCTTACTATTTTTTCAGCAAGCTACGTGAATGTTTTTAGGGACTCATTTCATATTTATGAAACGGCAGAAATTCAACAACTGTATTTAAAAATCTCTAGTTATTATACCTTCGGAATATTTTGCGGCGCGGTATTTTTTGGAATTATGGGAGACAAAATAGGTCGCACTGCCATGATCCGCTATTGTATATTATTATATTCAATTGCCATGATATTAAGCGTTTTTACAACTTCCATTCCTTTGTTTACATTTTTACGCTTTATTTCTGGTGCAGGATTAGCTGCCGAGTTTGCTACCTCGAGCGTCTTAATTAATGAGTTATTACCGACAAAACATGCTACCAGATATACGTCACTACTTTATTTTTGTGGTATTTTAGGAGGAATGACTGCCACTTATTTAGGAGCCATATCTTGGCAAGCCATGTATTTATTTGGTGGATTATCAGGGTTCATCGTTTATTTTGCTAGAAAAAAAATATGCGAATCCGTTGTCTTTTTAAACTTGGATAACAAAGTTAAAAAAGGAAATCCTCTCCACTTATTTAATAGTTTTGCAAATATAATGAAATTTTCAAGACTTCTTATGCTCATTATTCCCTTTCAATTTCTCATAACAATTATGTTTATATATCCAAGATTTATGAATTTAAATGGTGATATGAGCTCAATAAACAAAACGTTATTAACCGGATTTTTTATAGGTAATTTAATTAGTACAATAACGTGTAATTTTATTATAAACAAATTTAAAGATTATAGAATATTTGTATTAGCAAATATTCTATTATTTTCTTTAGTTATGCCACTATTTATTTATGTCCCGCAAAATTTATTTTTTGTTTACACTTTATTCTTGGGGCTTTTAGGTGGAGGGTTGCCCACTGTCTGGATTCAAATTGTTGTAAAAAGCTATGGTACAAATTTAAGAAGCACAGCGTCAAATTTTTTGTTTGCGTTTGGAAGATTAAGTGGAATTTTATTTAACCTTATTATTTCTACTTTATTATTAACACCGCAAAATTTTCATTTTAATGTCGTCATAGTCATTGCTACTATTGTATCATTAGTTCTCTTTGCCTTATTTAAAACTAATAATAACTATAATTCAAATATGGAATATACTGAGCATAATGAAATGATTAAAAATTCAAATAATTAG